Within the Kwoniella pini CBS 10737 chromosome 8, complete sequence genome, the region TGCCAACAAGTCGAATTTAGGTTTCGATAGGTTCGAATCACATCAAAAATGCCTGCGCCAGTAGCAATCCAACCAAATGGAATTTCGGCGAATGGTCATGGATCCgtcaaatcatcttcagtgAAATCCAGAGGAGCTTTAAAAAGGTTGAAGGCAAAACAAAAAGCAGCAGCAGGAATAGggaagaatgggaatgatTCTGCTTCGGCAAGTGAAACACCGACAGATACAGAGAGTGATGTTGAAGTGGGCTTCTTCCACCTCATGGACAGGGAAGCAAGCTGATACATTTATGATAGTCCGTTACTTCAACCAGTACGGCAGCGACATCTGtagatattgaatttgaccCTTCCGATCCTGCGTACGCAGCTTtctcatcaattttatctaaatttcAAGGTCAAGATGGCGATTTGATAGAGAACGGACAAAGTGCTGGACCAGCCAAAGGAGAAGTATATTATtcggatgatgaagatgatgatgaggaggatGTGCAGAGAGCTGCTCAACGTGCATTGGATCAAGAGGGTTTGACCaggagagaaagaaggaaagcTGCTGTGAGTGGGCGTCTATACGCTATGCTTATGATTGAAGACTAACACGAAAATCTTTCCATCACAGAAACTAACGGTAGCAGAGTTGAAACAATTGGTGGATCGACCTGAAGTCGTAGAATGGTTTGATTGTGATGCTCGGGATCCTAGAACATTAGTTAATCTGAAATCGTATAGAAAGTGAGTTCCATACTGCAATACATTACAAGAGCCCGTCGTTGACATGATTCTAAATAGCACTGTACCGGTACCTTCTCATTGGAATGCGAAGAGAGATTACCTGGCTGGAAAGAGGGGTATAGAGAAACCACCGTACTTACTACCGCGTAAGTGTACTGTCTTATTTATGCAGATTGATTATAAGCACTGATCATTCCATTTTGAATGCAGCCTGGATTGCGGAAACAGGTATCGGAGAGCAACGAGATGCTATCAAAGCCAAAGAGTCGGAACAAACGTTACGTCAGAAGACAAGGGAGAGAGTACAACCAAAGATGGGAAAGATTGATATCgattatcaaaagttaCATGATgcctttttcaaatttcagACAAAACCTAGTATGAGTAGATTCGGTGAAGCGTGAGTCAGCCTCCCCTAGTAACCAGAATATGTTGGGTTCAAGCTAATGCGAATTCGGCGGTCTTGTTAGGTATTatgaaggaaaagaattagagaCTGATCTAAGAACGAAAAAACCTGGAGAGTTGTCtgatgaattgattgaagcACTATCGATTCCACCATTAGCACCTCCCCCTTGGTTGATCGCTATGCAACGTTTCGGACCACCTCCAAGTTATCCAAATTTACGAATCAAAGGTTTAAATGCTCCCATTCCACCTGGGTAAGTTGGTTGCCAAATATACGTACGGACAATCAGACTGATGATATCGTGTATAGCGCTCAATGGGGTTTCCATCCTGGAGGATGGGGTAAACCACCTATGGATGATTTCAATCGACCACTTTATGGAGATGTATTCGGTGTGATGCAGGGTGCGGAGATAGCGGTAAGCCAAACGCTTCTTGTTCGGAGAGCATTAGCTGACAAAATTCTTGCTATAGAACCAAGATCAAATCGATAGGACACTTTGGGGAGAGATTGAACAGatggatgaagaatcagaagaggaatctgatgaagaagaagaagaggaagaagatggtgaagaagaagcagtaCCTACTACAGGACATGCACCTGCAGATGGCTTACAAACGCCATCCGGATTAGCAACTCCATCAGGATACAATTCTGTCGTATCAACTGTTCCTGGTGGTTTGGAAACTCCTGATTTCATTGATTTAAGAAAGAATACAAGAGCGGAAAGTGAGGATGTTCCTACTGGTCCAAGAGAATTATATCATGTTATACCGGAACGTGAAACTTCAAGTAGAGGATTTATGGGTTCATCAACTGCATATGATGTTTCAAGTGCTAGTAGATCTGGTGGACCAGCTGTTCTTGGTGCTGAAGATGGTGGAAAGAAAGTAAGTCCTCGTcataaattttcatttataagCAGGATATTTTTTGACTAATTTTATTTCGTTTTGGTGAATTTTAGCGAAAAGTAGGAGATGtagaaatttcaatatctgaagatgaagatttaacTCAAGAACAACTTAAAGCGAAATATGAAGCATCAAGATCACAATCTTCTAAAGTATACGTACCAGGAGCAGATGCAGATAGAAgtggatttgatgatgttatGGCTggagaaatgaaaaagagaGCAAGGAAAGATGAtaagaaaggtaaagagaAAGCGGAGAAATTCAAGTTTTAGACGCAAGAGGAGTCGTTATCGAGTGTACTATTTATTTTGTGCTATGCTAGCATACGAGATGTTTGGCATATTGCGAATATAACTTTGAGAGCTTGTCGCAAATTAAAAGACTTATGATAATCGTTCGAAAGCGGATTCTGTGCGGACGATATCAATGCATGTTCGTGAATGTTCAAAAAGcaatataattaaattgTATACATGAGGTATGTTTTATGCTGACGACAAAACAGTAGGTCGATGTTGtgatttgatcatttacGAATATTGATCAAGCAACCCATGGTGTTAGACGCTGAATCCACGTTGATCAACTGAGTTATGTTGAAGAACAGGAGGTTTCTCAtcgatttgaatttgatcattcgACACATGTAGCGATTCCCTAGTGCTTGTGATTAACATTGGAATTTCTAAGAACCCAGTCGGAATCACCAAAgtcaaaagaaagattacTTACCAAGTAGGTGGTAGATCATCATTGGGTGATAAAGCGGCTGATTGTGGTGGGAGAACTTCAATATGGAAATCGGAATTCCTATAAGTTCATATGGATCATTAGGAACTATCTTGTAAAATGTATCTCTTGTAATGATGCATCAAAAAACCGTTCCTGACTTACCCTTTTAAAGTCCATCCTGGTCTAGGTTTATATCTACTCCAAGTCATTCTTACGATGAAAGATCCAAGACAAAGGAggaatgaaaataaattcatataaatTGCAGGTCTATTAAAAATGTTATCCCCTTAAATTagtttcaattttttttcgatgatgagattgaaaattaaaatttacCCAGGTATAAtagatattgaatttattcCATCAATTTGgatttctctttttttaGATTGAATTTTAGTCAACATtccaatatcaaatgaCCACTATTGATAAAAGTCAATTTTAACCTATCTTAAAAGTAGTACAATTTACTTACGGCAATTAAGATAAATAAAGAACTATATCCTGAAAGTATAAAAGCCCATCTTGTCCAATTATACGCACGAGTTTCTCTAGCATTCCAAGAACCAGAAGATGCCAATGTCCAATTAAGTGTAAGCCATACGAACAAAGTGGCTATCgcaaaaaagaaaagaaaaaagaccaaaatcaattaaaataggaaaattatattttttcGAAAAAAATCCATTAACAATtaatttggtttttttttgaacTTACCGAAAATATGCATCACTCCATTGGCGATTAAATAATCTCCTTTAATAATATTCgaaatttctttcaaaCCTTTTAAGTTTTCTGGTAATTGttcaaaagttgaagagaaatttaaattgaatCCACGAAAATTCGAACATGTATTActtaaattaaattaattttattaatttttattatattttcaggaattcatttaaaatttgaaaaaaaaacttactcaAAATCTTTCATTCCATTTAAACACCATCCCCAATTAcctaaattcaaattaatattttcacctttataattaaatttgaaagtCATAATATTTAATCCTTTCATAATTGGAGTTGATAAATTActtaataaaattaataaaaatgaagcaaaaattggaaaaaataataatgtaGCTTGATTTCCTGGATCTGGATCTGTTAACTTAGGTTTAATATTTGTTTCCTTTTTATCCTTGTTTAGTTGGTTAATGTCTGTATTAGtagaattgatattcttaaaattgaatcttGGTGGATTGGTATCGATTAATACCATCGAGCCGATAGTTttcttcatattcaatCGGGGAGTTAGCAGTTCAATAGAGAGTCTAGTGTTAACGAAGTATTTGTTGTAATTGACCAATTTCAATCGATCGTATAATTGACTGACGcaaaataaatgaattagtaTGTGAATAATCTGGTAAAGTGGCGTTATATCAGTATAACAAGTAACCAGCTCTGCTATTTGACTTGACAATCGAATAGCTATCTATGGTATTTTAAGCCAACTCTACGTCGAAACTAGTCGAGTGGCAAACCTCTTCCCTTTGACGTGATGGAAGACAACTCCTTTATACTTGACACCAGGGATCATCGAGGAGCAGATCAGCATTGGAGTCTTTGTTGTCTGAAAATGAGCCGGAGTCGTTCAAGAAGGGATCACCAACATAATTTTCTTTGTTCCACATTGCTGTGCGCGATTTACGATACTTTAGCAATCAGTAAAAAGGGAAATCATCTGTGTCCAGGAGTCAATTAAATCACGATGTGCAtatttttcctttctaTCTATTGAAGAGATTTTACGAATGCCTGGTATAGAGATATGTAAGCGTATAATATGGAAacaaagaaggaaagatcTATTTAACTTACTTGCTCGAGTTTGGCAACTTCCGTTTTGAAATTCTCGACTTGTTTCCAACAATCAAGTGGTTTATCTGGGTTGTTTCtataaaaaaaagaagaagtcgAGTCAGCTGAATGTATAATGTATGAAAGCACTTCCATGTTATATCGGTCCATATTACTTCATACTGAGGCTATACCCAAGTAACCCCCATATACCATAAAATGGATTTAGAAGCGCTTGATTCTGCTTATCCTTTGTTCCATCACAATATCCATCATCCGCCTCTAATTTGAGATCTCACTTCATATCTCCTCTTCTCCTCTTAATGATTAAGATAATGATCTCAAAAGATACGATATAGAAGCTAGGGatataaaaaaacaatatttCGAAATGATGAAACTCACAAATAACATCCAATAACTTGTTTCCTAGCATCAGAAattcctttaccttcattaaatttattttgatttaatctttcaacttttaatttaatttgttCAATATCTTTACTTAAAATTTCAGAAGACATTCCAggtttttctttatttaaattttctttttctaattctttatttatttttgttaaaatttcattttcttttaatcttaaattttcaatttcaatttctaatcttttttttattttttcatCTGTAGTATTAGTTGTTTGATTATCcgatttatcatttgaagaagaagaagataatctagaaattaaagaaggtgaaaacTAAATTTTCCCAAATATCACAAAATTCAGCAAATTCCCCCTCCTTTTTTTCCCCATCGAGAGAATAGAAATTTACTCACCTCAACCGAAGTTGTTGGTTCATTTGGAAGTAttacttgatcttgaacATTTTGAGAAGATTGTGCTGCTCCCATTTTGCCTATTTTCACTTATCTATTTCAAGTTATATTgttaaattcaaatgagaTCATACATTTCTCATGTACTCAAGTTGTATCGGAAGCTCGGAATGAACGGTCAATAACACCTCACGCATTATTTGATCCCGTTGACTCAACTAAGTTATCGGCTCTTGTGGCAGCCGATTTTACCGTGATAATAACCTTCGAATTCAAGCCTCACTAGAGGATGTACATGGGACAGCGATGCATTGGAACATGTGAAGACTCTACGAGCAGGTACAATTGCTGTTAGACTACAACacaaaaattaaatatcaGATCACAAGGCTACTTCCATGTTTCTTCTATATTTATGGGCACAAAGCAACGCTAAGTATAATCATACTCGTACCATGGTCGCTACCTCTTGCGCTTGGTTCCGGTCATCTTCCCCTTATTTTGCgatttctcttctcttgCCTCCGGATGTCCGGTCGCTTGATGCTCTTCGTTTGCTTGTGCATTGGTTACGCTCAGAGCTTCTATAGCTCTAGCTCTTCGGGCTTGCTCCTCATCATATTCCTTCAGATATTGCTCTTGCGACCAGTGCGGTCTGGATGCACTTTGGGGTGACctttctttagcttctgGTATTGCTGGGCCGCGTTTCTCTGGTACGGGGGCAGGAGCAGCCGGACCAAACGGCATAGAGCTAGGTAGGGGAGCAAGCGGATGCCGGCTAGGCATAGGTGGGGAGAGATTAGACGGGACGGGAGCAGGAGGTTGTAATGAGTTGAATGAGGGCGAACGACTGAAAGAAAGGTCCGGGTCAGACGTGACCACGTCTCGGGGTAAAGGCGAGGGCTGAAGCCCAGTCTGTGTCGAAGACGCAGATCGGGGCGCAGGCGCAGGATGAGGGATGGGGAAAGTCAGAAGTTCAATGTCATCTCGAGATGCGAATCTGAGCTGCTGATCAGTCGGTTTCACCCTGCGAGAGCGTTGTGGGAGCGTATAATAAGGCTGATCGGCAACCGAAGgagattgattgatgttGGGATGGCTGTAAGCGGGAGGAGGGCTTCCCGCGGGTAAACCTCCTTGTACTTTATGGTTCTCCGAGCTATGATACGGAGTCTGTAATACGTCTTCATGACCAGAAGTATAGGAGAGCGATCGTGACAAAGATGCAGGGTCTGATGTAGGTGGATCGGGCACCCGACTGGAAATCTGGCTAGGGGGAGTGAGCTCTTGATGACGGGTTTGAGGTCGAGATCCAGGACCAAGAGGACTCGGACCATGTGGAGAGGATAGCATTCGCTGTTCGCTCGACAAGGAGATCGGGGCCGTTTCAGGTGTATTTGAAACGGGACTTCCCTCAGGAGGAGTCGGTTGAGGTGAGCTAGGCAGGAGAGTCCGCTCAAGAGAGGGCGGATCCGGGGGTACATAGTCAGTCCTTGGGAGGGTGGTCTGTTCAGGAGACGGCGGAACCGGAGGTACATCGTTAGTCGTTGGGGTTCTGAGTATGTGTTCTCCAGGATTGGGTACATATGGCACCGGGGCGGGCCGAGGTACTTCCTGACTGGCCTTCACTCCGTTACCATTTCGTCGTCTCGGACCCAGTTTCACCGCACATGAGGCCATTGCTGCGTAACTTTGCGACTCCGCATTCGCTATCGGATCGTTTGATGGGCTTGGGAACGGAGTTGGCGACGGTGGATCGGGAGGCCACAAGAAAAAAGGACGTTTATACACAAAGTACATTCCCGCGAATACACCTGAATATAGTGATGGTCAGTCATTCCTACGCAAATGGTTCCCGTCAAGGGGACCAAAGCTTACCGGGGAAATATAGAGGTAGAAACAAGCCTAGACACAGCATTCTCACCACTCGGTCATTGAGGTGATCAGTATCATCTGTTTTCCCCGCTTCGTTATCTACGattccaattgaatttggcTATGAGGACAACTCACATCCAGCCTTCTTACTGACAAAGGGTGTCGATATCAGCGAAGACTGCCTGTTGGTGATGAGGAGGTACTCACACTGCGATGTAAGGAAATAAACAACACAGAAGATACAGGAGGAAGGGATAAGTTCCTGAGAAAACAGGTGAGCTGACGTTATATCTGAGAACAAACAGAAACGGAGTGTGGACTAGTGTGTTAAGGCAGAAGGGATGGATCTGTCGGTATGGATTGTGAAGCACTTACGAACAGGTCTTTTCAACAAGGGCATTATGACCGGGAATGGATATGAGACCTAGTACAAGGCGATAGAATGATACTTTAAAGGAGAGGCTAAATTAATCACAACCTCAGAAGGGTTTATGATACAGTAGGTCGGATGGATTATATAAGAAGATCGATCAAACGAGGATTGTATACAAACTGAGGAGCGAAGGAATAGATACAAAACGTTTAGGTtgtgaaaagaaagaattgatgaaataatgaattgattgacATGTTAGTATTCATATACAGCCGCATGATCAAAGTTTAGTTGACTGGACAAGTTGAATGATCACCAATTTGTGCCAAAGGACCCCATAACACCACGCTCAATATAACTCCATATTCGAACACGGAAGTCTCTAACTTATCTTTTGTCAACCTTACCTTCAGATGTCATTTGAGGACTACCAAGGTCGCTTGATTAAGCTGAACATTAGTAAGACTAACTCAGAATACGCGCAAGATGCATGAGCACCATCAATTGTgtttgaagaaagaagttATCAATTGGTTACAATCAGTATGACACCCCATTAGGCGAAAGCTGCCCCGATAGCGTCACTAGCCATTTTCAGCAAAAAGTCCAACGAATTGATGGCGGGTCCTGTCTATCTGAGCGTATGATAAACGATTGCTCAAAGTGTGATTTAGCAAGTTAACGCAAAAGGATGCAGAGATCCAGCGACATAAGCAGGAAACATTGaaaatctcatcatcaaatcataaTGCCACATCAGGCTGGAGTCTTACGAGATTGTACCGAACCTCCACAACGCTTCATCACCCCTTGTACTGTGGTACTCTTTTCAACCTGTAAATATGTCAGTAACAGAATTTCCCATCAATCGAATATACTCACCCAAGCATAGCATGGAAATATGAACGATCCACTATCCTCTCTCACAGCACCACCTCCTCGATATCTTCTCGAATCAGATtcatcagatgaagaaggtcaagGAAATTATCCGAATTACAATGAGGGAGAATCTTCGAAACCTAAGATTAGACTCAACAATGATCTACAAGTATCAATAGATGGTATAGACGGTCAGGAATTAAATGAAGTAATCACTGGAATTGGACAATCTGGGAAATGTACAACGAGATTAACTCACGCTCAACGAATTGGAAATGTCAAGATTGGTCAGAAAATTACTGGACATGTGTATCGAAGTCGAAGTGAGAAAATCAGTATCATCTCATTGGAAGAAAGTGATTTAAATCACGAAGAAATTTGGGAATTAATCAAGGCTTTAATAGAAAAAGTGAAAGCTAAAAAGTGGTATGTTCCGATATGAATTACGTTTATACTTTCCTGCTTTGAGCTTATACAAATATGTGATTTGCCAGGATTATTATAACATCCTATGTCCCTTCAATGTATATTCCTTCCTCACTTGAACAATCAGAACGAAACACTCAGCCGCCTACTCGTATATTGTCTACAAGCAGTGCTGAGATTATTGATGGGATTAGGGGATTTGATGCTCCTAATTACCTGACCGGCATAGCGGGCGGTATAGTCTCACTGGTGAGTTTGTTCTCCTCTTCCAATGTCGCTAAGTGTTCAATCGCTCTACCGAGTGAGTGATGGGGTCAGGTACGGGGAGCTCCGGTGGTAGCGTTGCGCGTTGGAAAAGCACAAATTAAGACCACAAAGGGTTAATGGAAGAACAGAGCCAGTGTAGGAATTGTGAAACCGGCTTAAGTATTGTAGAATCAGACAATGAGCAGGACACCAATCATATACTCACCAATGGATCTGGGGAGATAGGTGTACGAGTACGTTTGATGGCTAACGCCTCTCGTTAATAGGCATCTCATCCTTCCACATCATCAATCCTACAACCAAAGACAATCCTCCTTCCACTGCCATTATCTTCACTGTCATCTTCTCAAATGTCCTCCGCACTTCAAGCTGTCTCTTCCTCCCTGAGTGACGATCTAGGACAAGCTGGTAGGCCATGGACAGAGGATGACGATGAGCCTTATGCTGCGCCCGGCATGGGTAGAGTGAAGGGTTTACACAGAGGTGTGGGCGAGGTTTCTTCAATGTACATGTAAAGGAGTTTGATGCATTATACGCCTAAGCAAAATACGCTGTATCTCAAACAGGAGACAGGAAGCATATTGCATCCTAAAACAAGGTCAACCGAGAGCATGATATTCCGCGAGTTATGACCGGCCAACACAGACGCGTAACTTTGATGTCCGGCAAACCAGATGGGTTCGTGCCTGGCGATTATCGCAAATCAATTTCCGATCGATAAGGatttttacttttgatCCGAATTTCGATGACGTTGCGATCTATACAAACCGATCTTCATTGTTTATTTACATTGCGATAACGGGAATTGAACCACTTAATAAATGAGATACAGGTCTCTTATGTTATTGCCGTAGGCTTTGATGTGCGATCGTTATTTACTTGATGTTCATCGTCGATGTCGATGTAAAGATTGTTATTCGAGTCGAGGGAGATTGGTCGATTGTATCAAATGAAGGGATATATAATTCAGATCAAATGTTATACTCCAACAATTGACAAGTATCCCTTTGCAAAAAGACCAAAATCATTTCACCGATTCacatttgaaagaaaagttTCACGTGTGCCCTTTATTGTTTTGAATTAGATATTAGGTCATCgattccaaaaaaaaacaaaacagAAAAAACTGATGTCATCTCGTCGATCTGTATCCACAATTCCATCACATCTTACGAGTAATACAAATACTATAACATCATCAAGACCTTTATTACCTAGATCtcaaatttctttattattactTCCACCACTTGCTCATCCAATATCCactacatcttcatcttcatccataAAGAATCATATTCAAAGTTCTAATCCATTAGAACAAAATTATAGTTTTAAGAGACGTACTTCATTAgttcaatcaattcaacgTCAAACTAGAAgattatctttatttaataaaaatacagaacaagaagaacatTCCAAAATGTCTACTAcaaattcagaagaaattccacaaattataattgatacTAGAAATGCAGCAAGTGGTGTAACAGGAGAATCAGTTGAACCACGTCAAACTTTACCAACAGAAGATATGGAACCAAatccttcaaaatcaattccattatCACCTAATAGacaaaaattaattgatgatgtaaTTGCACTTTATTCTTGTCAACcaacaattgaaagagtTGCAAGATATGCACCTGCATGTGtatatgatgatcaatttgtttatGCAAATGATAGATATAAAATGGCAGGTCAATGGTTTGgtttacctaaattattCCCTGCAAGTGAAAATTTAGGTTATGAAATTgttaaaaatgatgatactttaattcaattcaagaaCAAACAGGTGAGACTTTTCGCAATACATTATCCATGTGATTTTATTCAGTATTGTTGatcgatttcttctttattgATTATAGAGATGGTCTTTCCACCTTATTCCCAAAAAAGCAACTATCAATGCTCTCGTATCTATCGTTTTAGATCCAGCAACTAAAGATTCAGATTTCCCTTTGATCCTATACCACAAAGATCAAGCTAACGAGAAAGATTATTCTCACGAAGGATTTGGATTCACATTCAAGAAAACTCAAGCTGATATCGttatgaaattgatgtCAGACAAGAATGTCAAGTACttcaaggtgagctttTCAAGTTTGTCACGGGTCTCGAATGTACTTGCTgatctaatttatcttcttttgcaGGGCGATGAGAACGCTACCAAAGAACCAGTCAAGAAGTACGGCAGTGGTACAGCCGAGGCACCACTCGCTACGCATGTCTAAAAGAATTCGCAAACAGACAACTAGATGATTGTAACTAGGAGAAGCATATTGTAGCTtaatataaatgaattagtGTATTTTGATTCGCGCACAGCAGTCACAACGCTGCAACTCGCTGTACATTGAATAGTCGCCGTTTCTTGGATTCTTGGGAGATTATTCATTagtttcttcattatttatATGTGGTACAATGATTATACAAGTGATGCGTTGGCGATGCTGCTGAGGGTTACGagatatattgatttttcgaCCAATGTCGATTCGATTAATTTGTTCTGAAGAATTATGATACATAACTAATCCTCCACTGCATCCCTCGGTCTATACACACCACCTCTAGATTCTATAGCTTCTATCACATCGGCAGGTGGTCGTCCAGTCACTCGAACAGCGTAAATTCCTCTCATCCTTTTATCtaaaaatcatcaatctaTCAGCAAATCATTCCATCTGAACTATTGCCTACATTGCATTACGGCAAGATAACTCTTTTCTGCATGAGGGACAATTGAAACTCACCTATACGCTGCCATCTAGCTACCCAACTTTCAGAAGGTTCCATCATAGCTATCATCCCATCATACGTTACACTAGTACATTCAGCTACTCTTTCTGCTGATCCTCTCATCTATTTTTAGAACATACTGAGATCAGCCTGATGTTTGCCAAGAAATAATTACGCTGAATGTGTCTAGTCGAGATTAACTGACCTCTAAGATCTCTTCGCAATTCGGACAGCCTTGAGTCAGAAAATCATTTGTAGATTGAAGTACTG harbors:
- a CDS encoding transcription elongation factor SPT4; the protein is MPPKGGSRKTELRACLICSVLQSTNDFLTQGCPNCEEILEMRGSAERVAECTSVTYDGMIAMMEPSESWVARWQRIDKRMRGIYAVRVTGRPPADVIEAIESRGGVYRPRDAVED